From the genome of Azospirillum sp. TSA2s:
AACGTTCGAAGCGATCGAGGCGCAGCATGGCGGGGCTCCACTGTCTAGGTGAAAGGACGCTATCACCGCCGAAATGAAAGGTGCTCTCGAACTTCGCTGGAGGATTGCCGTAAAATGCTTTTAAACTGCCATCGAATAAGGCATTTTTTGCAAAAAGCCGGGGCAAAATGAGAGAAACCGTCACCACAGATGAACTGAGCCCCACGGATCGCAAGATTCTCCAGCATCTTCAACGGGATGGCCGGATGACCAACGCCGATCTGGCGGCGGCGGTCAATCTCAGCCCGGCCACCTGCCACCGCCACACCCAGCGTCTGTTCGCCGAGGGCTACATCCGCTCCGTCCGGGCCGAGATCGAGCCGGCGAAGGTCGACCGCGGCACGCTGGTGATGGTCGGCGTCGAACTGGACCGCTCGACCCCGGAGAGCTTCGCCGAGTTCGAGCGGGCGATCCGCAAGCTGCCCTTCGTGCTCGATTGCCATCTGGTCGCCGGGGATTTCGATTTCTTTCTGAAGATCCGGGTCAGCGACATCGCGGACTTCAACCGCCTGCACGGGCAGGAGCTGATCGCGCTGCCCGGCGTGCGGCAGACGCGCACCTTCTTCGTCATGAAGGAGGTGATCGACAACGCGATGCTGGATTTCTGAGCGCGTCAGGACGAACGCGCCAGCAGTCCTTCGGCCAGGAAGCGGAATGCCTCGACGGCCTTGGCGAGGACATCCTGCGGATCGTCGCTGGCCGCCACCCAGAGGGCGGCGTTCAATGCCGCGCCATTCAACAGCCGGGCGGCTGCTTCGGGATCGAGGGGCCTGACGATCCCCTGCGCGATCAGCCGCTCCACCACCAGCCTGGTGGTCTGGAGGCAGCGGTTCTGGCTCGGCCATTGCGAGGGATCGCCGAGGAAGGCCGGGCCGTCGAGCAGCACGATGCGCTGGACCTCGGGTTCGAGAGCCATCTCGATATAAGCGACGCCTTCCGCCAGCAGCCCATCCCAGTCATTTCCGGCTTGGATTCCGATGTCGTGTGCGCGCGTCGCCATTTCCGCGTCGAGCTGGTCGACCACCGCCTGGAGAAGGCCGCGCTTGTCGCCGAAATTGTGATACAGGGCGCCGCGCGTCAGCCCGGCCTCGGCCGTCAGGTCATCCATCGATGCGGCGGCGAAACCCTTTTCGGCGAAGGCCTTGCGCGCGGACGCGATCAGCTTGGCGCGGGTTTCTTCCATCATTTCAGAGCGTCGCTTGCCAGCCATCGCCTTCTCCGCTGATTTCGCATACGCCTCGTATGCGGGTTGACATACGGAGCGTATGTGTGTTGGCATTCACATACGTGGCGTATATCAACTCGCGCCCGCAGTGTGAAGCCCGAAGCCGGCCAGTCCGGCAAGCAAAGAGGAAAAAGACCATGGCTCAACGCGAAGCGATCACTCCGGCCAATCGGCATGCGCTTTATGACAATCATCGTTATTCGGCGGCGATCCGCTCGGGCGACCTTCTGTTCGTGTCGGGACAGGTGGGCAGCCGTGACGACGGATCGCCGGAACCTGACTTTGAACGACAGGTTCAGTTGGCCTTCGACAATCTCACCAATGTGCTGAAGACTGCCGGCTGCACTTTCGGCGATATCGTCGACATCACCACCTTCCACACCGATCCGGCAAACCAGATCGAGACCGTCATGGCGGTCCGGGAAAAGGTGATCGGCGATCCTCCCTATCCGAACTGGACAGCGGTCGGGGTGACCTGGCTGGCGGGATTCGACTTCGAAATCAAGGTCATCGCCCGTATTCCGGAGGGGGCATCCGCCGCGTGACGGCGACTGCCTGAGAGCCTGACCACTTATCAGTTTTCGATCCTGCCTGTGGTGCAGGCCACAGCGGGCGGCAGGCGGTTGCGGCAGGATGGGCGTCTTCCCGGCTCCGGCCCTTTTCGCGGAGGAAACGCCCGATGCGCCGCCTTGCCGCCGTCATGCTTTGCCTGTCCGTTCCCGCAGCGTTTCCCTCCGCCGTCCGTCCGGCCTCCGCGTTCGAGGTGCAGTCCGGGGGCATCCCGCTGTCGGCCGCCGCCGTCTCCATGCTGGCGAACCGGGTCGGCGCCGGGCAGCCGACCGCTGCCGGTGCCGGCGGTGCCTTTCCGCCCTGGATGGGCGGCGGCCGGAGCGAGGCTGCCGGCGCCGGGCTGCCGGGAATGAAGGGTGTCGGCTTGCCGCCGCCGGGCCGGGCGGCAGCTCCGGCGGGCGCGGACCGGGCGGCGATGAACGAGCAGCTGTTCGGGATCCGGCGCTGAGCGGCGATGGCCGCAATGATGGGGAAGGCGGCCGCATTTCTCCGCCTATTCGGAAGAAGGCGCCGCAGATCCGCTTCGTTTCGAACGGGATGGGATTACCCAATAATTCGGGGGGACCCTGCTTCCCGGCGGAAGACTAAGATCGACGTCATCGGACAAAGGGCAATGAAGAACACAGGGGGACATCATGCTGCGGACTGCCATGATCGCAGTCGGCGCCCTGCTGCTTCTGCCGCTGTTTCTGGCTGGGCAGGGATTGGCCGACCGGGCGAAAGCGCCCGAAGACGCGCGTGCCTACATCCTGTGGCCTCCCAACGGGGCGGTCATCAATGGCGGGAAGCTTTGGGTGCGCATGGGGCTCCAGAACATGGGGGTGGCGCCGGCCGGCATCAGCCATGCCGACACCGGACACCATCACCTGCTGGTCGACACCGACCTGACGAACCCGGACGAGCCGATCCCCAACGACAAGCAGCACCTGCATTTCGGCGCCGGCCAGACCGAGGCGCGGCTTGAGCTTCCGCCGGGAGTCCACACGCTGCAAATGGTGCTGGGCGACGCCGAGCATGTTCCGCACAACCCGCCGGTGATGTCGGACAAGGTGACCATCACCGTCCGCTGACCGGTCCCATCCGGTTCATGTCCGCCAGGGAGGGCATCATGAAGACAGGATTGCCAAATATTGCGACCGGTCCCGCACCGTGCGCCGCCCGGATGGCGGTGCTTTGGGCTGCGCTGGCGGTCGCACCGCTGGTCTGCGCGGCGACCCCGGCGGCTGCCGAAGAAGCGTCCGGCGCACACAGTGCCGATCATAAGGCCGATCAGAACGCCACCGCCACTCCGCAGCGGACGCCCGGCCGCAAGGATGCCTGGCTCTACATCGGCTGGCCCAACAACGGCGAGGTGGTGGGAACACGGTTCAAGGTGTGGTTCGGGCTGCGGAATTTCGGGGTCGCGCCGGCCGGCGTGCGCAAGGACGGCACCGGGCACCATCACCTGCTGGTCGACACCGACCTGAAGAACTTCGACGAACCGATTCCCAACGACAAGCAGCACCTGCATTTCGGCAAGGGCCAGACCGAAACGGTGCTGGAACTGCCGCCGGGGCGGCACACGCTGCAGCTGGTCCTGGCCGACGCCGACCATGTGCCGCACGACCCGCCGATCATGTCGAAGAAGATCACCATCACGGTCCGGGCCGATCATGGCCAGCAAGTGTCGGAGCGGTGACGGTCCGAAGCCGCAAAGCGTGAAACCTATGGCGGGGACCGGACGCACCAACCCAGAGGAGACAGCGCCGATGAGCATGGTCCGGGTCCTTGGTTCCGTCGCGCTTTCCGCCGGGCTGACGCTGGCGCTGGGCGGCTGCTTCACCTCCGGCGAGATGGCGCGCGTGGTGCAGCAGCCGAAGACCCCGGCGGTCCGCACCATCAGCAGCTTCAGCGAGGCGCTGCGCTGCATGGACAGGCTGCTGTGGACCCACGGCAAGCGCGACATCTACATCACCGCCAACGGCCTGCCCGACGCCACCGGCCGGGTGGCCGGCGGCACCAAGGAGATGCTGATCACCGCCGTCTCCCGCATGTCGGAGACCTCCAACGCCTTCCGCTTCGTCGATTTCGAACCGGCGCTGGACGACGTCAATGCGCTGTACTGGATGATCGGCGTGCAGCCGAACTTCCGCGCGCCGTCCTACTACATCCGCGGCGCCATCACCCAACTGGACGACAATGTGGTCAGCGAGGCGGCGGGGGCCGGGCTGTCCCTGCCCAAGCTGGACATCGGCGTGTCGGCCGATCAGGTGGTGTCGATGGTCTCGGTCGACCTGAATGTCGGGGAGCTGGTGACCCGCCAGATCATCCCCGGCATGTCGGCGTCCAACACGCTGGCCGTGGTGTCGTCGGGGCGCGGGGCGGATGCCGGCGGGGTGATCGGCAAGGCCGGCCTGTCCTTCAACATCTCGCTGAACCGGTCGGAAGGGCTGCACCAGGGCGTGCGCACGCTGGTCGAACTCAGCACCATCGAGGTGCTGGGCAAGCTGACCCGCGTGCCCTATTGGCAATGCCTGGGCATCGACCAGACCAACCCCGCCTTCATGGCGGAGGCGCGCGGCTGGTTCGACGGAATGGCACCGGCGGAGCGCGTCACCTTCACCCAGCGCGCGCTGTCGGCGCAG
Proteins encoded in this window:
- a CDS encoding DUF4399 domain-containing protein, which produces MLRTAMIAVGALLLLPLFLAGQGLADRAKAPEDARAYILWPPNGAVINGGKLWVRMGLQNMGVAPAGISHADTGHHHLLVDTDLTNPDEPIPNDKQHLHFGAGQTEARLELPPGVHTLQMVLGDAEHVPHNPPVMSDKVTITVR
- a CDS encoding Lrp/AsnC family transcriptional regulator gives rise to the protein MRETVTTDELSPTDRKILQHLQRDGRMTNADLAAAVNLSPATCHRHTQRLFAEGYIRSVRAEIEPAKVDRGTLVMVGVELDRSTPESFAEFERAIRKLPFVLDCHLVAGDFDFFLKIRVSDIADFNRLHGQELIALPGVRQTRTFFVMKEVIDNAMLDF
- a CDS encoding DUF4384 domain-containing protein, which produces MSMVRVLGSVALSAGLTLALGGCFTSGEMARVVQQPKTPAVRTISSFSEALRCMDRLLWTHGKRDIYITANGLPDATGRVAGGTKEMLITAVSRMSETSNAFRFVDFEPALDDVNALYWMIGVQPNFRAPSYYIRGAITQLDDNVVSEAAGAGLSLPKLDIGVSADQVVSMVSVDLNVGELVTRQIIPGMSASNTLAVVSSGRGADAGGVIGKAGLSFNISLNRSEGLHQGVRTLVELSTIEVLGKLTRVPYWQCLGIDQTNPAFMAEARGWFDGMAPAERVTFTQRALSAQGYYDGPVNGQLDQRTAEAVGRFQADHDLIATGRIDFDLYQRLLAKPPAEGGAPPARLQSVSNAGGEGLPRAQPSPARLDLLLSSDRGPAPRYRAGEALVVRMQPTADGFVYCYYRDAAGTVSRIFPNRFQPDAFVEAGRQVEIPPGVQKPFNLRMDRPGAEETVACVLSHDEIGLRIPEAFKSEDLQPIPGAALDDVINAFATAKGSDARAKRLTVKVLPGTLAQGE
- a CDS encoding DUF4399 domain-containing protein → MAVLWAALAVAPLVCAATPAAAEEASGAHSADHKADQNATATPQRTPGRKDAWLYIGWPNNGEVVGTRFKVWFGLRNFGVAPAGVRKDGTGHHHLLVDTDLKNFDEPIPNDKQHLHFGKGQTETVLELPPGRHTLQLVLADADHVPHDPPIMSKKITITVRADHGQQVSER
- a CDS encoding TetR/AcrR family transcriptional regulator is translated as MAGKRRSEMMEETRAKLIASARKAFAEKGFAAASMDDLTAEAGLTRGALYHNFGDKRGLLQAVVDQLDAEMATRAHDIGIQAGNDWDGLLAEGVAYIEMALEPEVQRIVLLDGPAFLGDPSQWPSQNRCLQTTRLVVERLIAQGIVRPLDPEAAARLLNGAALNAALWVAASDDPQDVLAKAVEAFRFLAEGLLARSS
- a CDS encoding RidA family protein — its product is MAQREAITPANRHALYDNHRYSAAIRSGDLLFVSGQVGSRDDGSPEPDFERQVQLAFDNLTNVLKTAGCTFGDIVDITTFHTDPANQIETVMAVREKVIGDPPYPNWTAVGVTWLAGFDFEIKVIARIPEGASAA